The genomic interval GGTGTAATCTTGCGGATCTCTGCATATTGTTCGAAGAGCTCTTGATAGCTTATATTGACACTGTTGATCAAAAAATTAGTGCCATTGATCTGATCGTCATTCATTAACCTGATCATAATATCAACAAGGTCATGCACATCCACAAAGCCCGTACTGCCCGTTGGGTAAAATTTTAAGCCTTTCTCAAGTTGCGAAAAGATCTGGCCACTATTCTCCCGATCATCCGCACCTAATACAATAGAAGGGTTGATGATCACAGCATTCAAGCCTTCCGCCATTCCCCTCCAGACTTCACGCTCTGACTCAAATTTCGATATGCTGTAAGCGGATTTGTTTTTGTTCCACTCCCATTTACTGCTTTCGGTAATCAGTACATCATCCCTTTCTTCACCCAACGCCGCAACTGAACTGACATGGAGCAGTCGCGCTTTCCGGTGGAGACAAAGATTGACAATGTGCGTGGTGCCTTCTACGTTGACTTTCTCTAAGGCTGCTTTGTCCTTGCTGTCAAAAGATACAAGACCCGCGCAATGGTATACTTGCGAGACATTATTAAACACATCTTCCAACGAGAAGTAATCGGTTATATCGGCGTCAAACCAAAATAGATTTTTCTTGTAAAGTAGCCTTTCGGGTATGGTAGAGTGTTTCCGTTTAATCGCCAAAACAGAGCTGCCTTTTAGCAATAATTTTTCAATCAGAAGAGAGCCTATAAAACCTGTTCCGCCCGTTACTAGAATCACGTTACTATTTTTGAAAAATCAATTCAATTTATTATTCGCTTTCAAAAGTAAGCTATTAAATGGATATTTGCAGGAATTATCTGTGATAGCCTACTATATAATACTATTTAAACATCCATATGTCTCTAATCGATTTTTTCAGTCCGGTCAATAGCGAGGAAATATTAGCCGAAACAGATTTGTTCAGATCACAGTATGGCAAGATACTAGATATTTACGATCAAGAGTTTCCGAAGCTAGATGATGCGGACATCGCAATTATTGGGGTGATGGATGATCGCAGGGCTTTCAATAATAAAGGCTGCGCCGAAGCC from Pedobacter indicus carries:
- a CDS encoding NAD-dependent epimerase/dehydratase family protein, with translation MILVTGGTGFIGSLLIEKLLLKGSSVLAIKRKHSTIPERLLYKKNLFWFDADITDYFSLEDVFNNVSQVYHCAGLVSFDSKDKAALEKVNVEGTTHIVNLCLHRKARLLHVSSVAALGEERDDVLITESSKWEWNKNKSAYSISKFESEREVWRGMAEGLNAVIINPSIVLGADDRENSGQIFSQLEKGLKFYPTGSTGFVDVHDLVDIMIRLMNDDQINGTNFLINSVNISYQELFEQYAEIRKITPPETPANRLMLGIAWRTQSILRLLKLSKSKLTKELVRSARKKNKYSNDKIVKTLQYTFKPLKETLRDIAE